In a genomic window of Paracoccaceae bacterium:
- a CDS encoding holin family protein, with product MGLITGILSAIFGNGRNVITETAGVFRENAEEGASRSQELRLEAMKQFAQEFESSKNGWFDRMMDGVNRLPRPALALGTLGLFVAAMVDPIWFSARMQGIALVPEPLWWLLGVVVSFYFGARHQIKSQQFQRSIAQTMAIAPRVIENITALNSLKPTTPGLADTGHDARLSALSVLPDGNPALADWQAKKRQTATK from the coding sequence ATGGGTTTGATTACAGGCATTTTGAGCGCCATTTTTGGCAATGGCCGCAATGTGATTACAGAAACGGCGGGGGTGTTTCGCGAGAACGCGGAAGAGGGCGCATCCCGTTCACAGGAATTGCGTCTGGAGGCGATGAAGCAGTTCGCCCAAGAGTTTGAATCCTCCAAAAACGGTTGGTTTGACCGGATGATGGATGGCGTAAACCGTCTGCCGCGCCCTGCCTTGGCGCTCGGAACACTGGGGCTTTTTGTTGCAGCGATGGTTGATCCCATTTGGTTCTCGGCGCGCATGCAAGGCATTGCACTGGTGCCAGAGCCGCTTTGGTGGCTGTTGGGGGTGGTCGTCTCCTTTTACTTTGGCGCGCGCCATCAGATCAAAAGCCAGCAATTTCAGCGCTCCATCGCTCAAACCATGGCAATTGCGCCGCGCGTGATCGAAAACATCACTGCCCTGAACAGCCTGAAACCAACGACGCCGGGACTTGCGGATACGGGGCACGATGCACGCCTGTCCGCCCTTTCTGTGCTGCCAGATGGCAATCCAGCGCTGGCAGATTGGCAAGCCAAAAAACGGCAAACCGCGACAAAGTGA